One segment of Paenibacillus rhizovicinus DNA contains the following:
- a CDS encoding DUF3238 domain-containing protein encodes MADLVKIRGSVFIGGLHWLPAMRDPETGIISEYAGDAREFTPHAVNTGRSRVEQEVVVDFVKRKLFTYANTGYTTLKQSTPDGIARFSQGKAATDGVRVDEEEWEAMSVSFVMRAHAANPIRPEEPAYDYMLRITVNGEDGSVDVKGSHDGFPCFEFYKQVDFGDFELLYSHDFRVTGDTPAAMAGDMDYHFERKL; translated from the coding sequence ATGGCAGATCTTGTGAAAATCCGCGGGAGCGTCTTTATCGGCGGCCTGCATTGGCTACCCGCCATGCGCGATCCGGAAACCGGCATCATCTCGGAATATGCGGGCGACGCGCGCGAGTTCACGCCGCATGCCGTCAACACGGGGCGCTCGCGCGTTGAGCAGGAGGTCGTCGTCGACTTCGTGAAGCGCAAGCTCTTCACGTACGCCAACACCGGCTACACCACGCTCAAGCAATCGACGCCTGACGGCATCGCCCGCTTCTCGCAAGGCAAAGCTGCGACGGATGGCGTCCGGGTAGACGAAGAAGAATGGGAAGCGATGTCCGTCTCGTTCGTCATGCGAGCACATGCCGCCAACCCGATTCGGCCCGAAGAACCGGCTTACGATTACATGCTGCGCATAACCGTGAACGGCGAGGACGGCAGCGTGGACGTCAAAGGCAGTCACGACGGGTTTCCTTGCTTTGAGTTCTACAAGCAAGTCGATTTCGGCGACTTCGAGCTGTTATACAGCCATGATTTTCGCGTGACGGGGGACACCCCGGCCGCTATGGCCGGCGACATGGACTATCATTTCGAACGCAAGCTGTAA
- a CDS encoding carbohydrate ABC transporter permease, with protein sequence MAHSNTALAQATSNPKNTLAAPVAIGIQLFFSIYSILCLIPLVLLVMVSFSDEASIISGGYKFWPDHFSLAAYRFLGNDIGQIIHSYGISIFVTVVGTALSMIIIALYAYPISRPNFKPGKWFTFFAFFTMLFSGGLVPWYLVYVQFLDLKDTLWALIMPNLMSAFWVLVTRTFFQQTIPGQVLESAKIDGAGELRIFWQIVLPLSMPVLATVALFQTLAYWNDWFLSLVFISGEHNISVQYLMYKMMANIQYLANNSTAREAIAAAGGMVNFPSETVRMAMVIVGIGPIVLAYPFFQKYFIRGLTVGAVKG encoded by the coding sequence ATGGCTCATTCGAACACTGCTTTGGCACAAGCGACTTCCAATCCCAAGAACACCTTGGCCGCCCCTGTCGCCATCGGCATCCAATTGTTTTTCTCCATCTACTCGATTTTGTGCCTGATTCCGCTCGTGCTGCTCGTCATGGTTTCCTTCTCCGATGAAGCTTCGATCATCAGCGGCGGCTATAAATTTTGGCCTGACCATTTCAGCCTCGCGGCTTACCGGTTTCTCGGCAACGATATCGGCCAGATCATTCATTCGTACGGCATTTCCATCTTCGTCACTGTCGTCGGCACTGCACTCAGCATGATCATTATCGCCTTGTACGCCTATCCGATCTCACGGCCGAATTTCAAGCCGGGCAAGTGGTTCACCTTCTTCGCCTTCTTCACGATGCTCTTCTCAGGCGGCCTCGTTCCTTGGTATCTCGTCTACGTGCAGTTCCTGGACTTGAAGGATACGCTCTGGGCGCTCATCATGCCGAATCTGATGTCGGCTTTCTGGGTGCTCGTTACGCGAACCTTCTTCCAGCAGACGATTCCCGGACAGGTACTGGAATCCGCGAAGATCGACGGCGCGGGCGAGCTGCGCATCTTCTGGCAGATCGTATTGCCCTTGTCCATGCCGGTTCTCGCTACGGTAGCCCTATTCCAGACGCTCGCTTACTGGAATGACTGGTTCCTCAGTCTCGTCTTCATTTCGGGCGAGCACAACATTTCCGTCCAATACCTGATGTACAAAATGATGGCGAACATCCAGTATCTCGCTAACAACTCGACCGCTCGCGAAGCAATTGCCGCTGCCGGGGGCATGGTCAATTTCCCTAGTGAAACGGTGCGCATGGCCATGGTCATCGTCGGTATCGGCCCGATCGTATTGGCGTACCCGTTCTTCCAGAAGTATTTCATCCGAGGGCTTACCGTCGGCGCTGTTAAAGGCTGA
- a CDS encoding WG repeat-containing protein → MILALLSPHSAASPAKYGFINKSGKLVIPAKYDETTAFSEGLAAMKTEGGAGTGSQDKWAYLDSEGNTVIQQVWLPSE, encoded by the coding sequence ATGATTCTTGCTCTATTATCTCCTCATTCGGCAGCGTCACCCGCTAAGTACGGATTCATTAATAAATCAGGCAAGCTCGTCATTCCAGCCAAGTACGATGAAACGACCGCATTCTCCGAAGGGCTCGCAGCCATGAAGACCGAAGGCGGCGCGGGGACCGGATCGCAGGACAAGTGGGCCTATCTGGACTCCGAAGGCAATACAGTGATCCAACAGGTCTGGCTTCCTAGCGAATAG
- the pdaA gene encoding delta-lactam-biosynthetic de-N-acetylase: protein MKRREWIIILAALLIASGLAFLRPAAASPGGGPFHFGFKKSVGGNLPSIKEEGFQGVLQQHGAIFLGDTTQRELYLTFDNGYENGYTPGILDVLKAKGVPAIFFVTGHYVKDKPELVKRMVAEGHLIGNHSWSHPDMSVISSGQISTELEKVKTAVADLTGQKEMTFLRPPRGIFTDRVLAVSKEQGYTSVFWSVAYRDWEPSAQRGWKYAFDNVMAQLHPGAVILLHSVSKDNADALGRIIDAAREKGYTFKPLNELASKTY, encoded by the coding sequence ATTAAACGTCGAGAGTGGATCATCATATTGGCGGCGCTGCTCATTGCGTCCGGGCTGGCGTTCCTGCGGCCTGCGGCTGCTTCGCCGGGCGGGGGACCGTTTCATTTTGGCTTTAAGAAGAGCGTCGGCGGTAACTTGCCTTCCATCAAGGAAGAAGGCTTTCAAGGCGTGTTGCAGCAGCACGGGGCGATTTTTCTCGGTGACACGACGCAGCGGGAGCTGTATTTGACCTTCGACAACGGGTACGAGAACGGCTATACGCCGGGTATCCTGGACGTGCTGAAGGCGAAGGGCGTGCCGGCGATCTTCTTCGTCACGGGCCACTATGTGAAAGACAAGCCGGAGCTCGTCAAACGAATGGTCGCTGAGGGGCATCTGATCGGCAACCATTCGTGGAGCCACCCCGATATGAGCGTTATTTCCAGCGGCCAGATCAGCACGGAGCTGGAGAAAGTGAAAACGGCAGTGGCCGACCTGACGGGGCAGAAGGAAATGACGTTCCTGCGTCCGCCGCGGGGCATCTTCACCGATCGCGTGCTCGCCGTCAGCAAGGAGCAGGGCTATACCAGCGTGTTCTGGTCGGTCGCGTATCGGGATTGGGAGCCAAGCGCGCAGCGGGGCTGGAAATACGCCTTTGACAACGTGATGGCGCAGCTTCATCCCGGCGCGGTCATTCTGCTGCATTCGGTATCGAAAGACAACGCCGATGCGCTCGGCCGCATCATCGACGCGGCCCGCGAGAAAGGGTATACGTTCAAGCCGCTCAATGAGCTGGCGAGCAAGACGTACTAA
- a CDS encoding aldo/keto reductase: MLQRKLGNTELSIPVIGQGTWKFGEDKQRERQEIDVLRYGIENGLTLIDTAEAYADGGSERVVGQAIQDVRDKVFLVTKVATENCSYEGVLQAAEGSLERLKTDRIDLYLQHWPSDKYAVSETMSAMAELVKRGMIKHVGVSNYSVPLMQEAQRCLGDVPLACNQVPYHLNDRLIENELIPYCRENGITVMGYSPFGYAPHVFGGKGFPEAGSQQREVLDAIGARYGKTAYQVALNWVLRQEGLVTIPKAASRPHMKDNIESVGWELGPDDLERIEAAFPIEQA, translated from the coding sequence ATGCTGCAACGTAAGCTCGGCAATACGGAATTGAGCATTCCGGTGATCGGTCAAGGAACTTGGAAGTTCGGTGAAGACAAGCAGCGGGAACGTCAGGAGATCGATGTGCTCCGGTATGGGATCGAGAACGGGCTGACGCTGATCGACACTGCGGAGGCTTATGCCGATGGAGGATCTGAGCGCGTCGTCGGTCAGGCCATCCAGGACGTAAGGGACAAGGTCTTCCTGGTCACGAAAGTAGCGACGGAGAACTGCTCCTATGAAGGCGTCCTGCAAGCGGCCGAGGGAAGCTTGGAGCGCCTGAAGACAGACCGCATCGACTTGTATTTGCAGCATTGGCCGAGCGATAAGTATGCCGTTTCCGAAACGATGTCCGCCATGGCCGAGCTGGTCAAGCGCGGGATGATCAAGCATGTCGGCGTCAGCAACTATAGCGTGCCGCTCATGCAAGAGGCGCAGCGCTGTCTGGGCGATGTTCCGCTGGCCTGCAATCAGGTACCGTATCACCTGAATGACCGGTTGATCGAGAACGAGCTGATACCGTATTGCAGGGAGAATGGCATCACCGTTATGGGTTACTCGCCATTCGGTTATGCGCCGCATGTCTTCGGCGGGAAAGGCTTCCCGGAGGCAGGCTCGCAGCAGCGTGAAGTATTGGATGCCATCGGCGCCCGGTATGGCAAGACGGCTTATCAGGTGGCGCTGAATTGGGTGCTGCGGCAGGAGGGGCTCGTTACGATTCCCAAAGCGGCAAGTCGGCCGCATATGAAGGACAATATCGAATCGGTCGGCTGGGAGCTTGGGCCAGATGATTTGGAACGGATTGAGGCAGCATTTCCAATTGAGCAGGCATAG
- a CDS encoding alpha/beta hydrolase, whose protein sequence is MISLYYPALPAAGSHAASERYAGLFHPGEEAAGRFFEAMGAKPAALAAIPVEVHHDAALATVESAYPVIVYAPAFGIERDMYWYNVRRLVASGFMVVTVGAAHESAFTVFPDGEEVGQQKSLSDLVFEDHEAWEELLCVRTADLAFVLDRLQELNESDALLRHGMDLAAVSLIGHSLGGAAVYRVLQQQVTSSRPLIKAGVLLDPSLHLLGSDASPIHSPVLLLRQQSSNLDMLLQQGWREVLAQAFIQGQLQLADVLAAERSFIRIHGAGHLTFCDVPALLGDNETDGRHQVINETIIRFLNEYARGRTGEYRDHIGSISGASRISAEGDLLH, encoded by the coding sequence ATGATCAGCCTCTATTATCCTGCGCTGCCGGCTGCCGGCTCGCATGCTGCATCGGAGAGGTATGCGGGGTTATTTCATCCCGGAGAGGAGGCGGCCGGGCGGTTTTTCGAAGCAATGGGTGCGAAACCGGCTGCTTTGGCGGCTATTCCAGTCGAGGTGCATCACGATGCGGCGCTTGCGACGGTGGAGTCCGCATACCCCGTCATCGTGTACGCGCCGGCTTTCGGCATAGAGAGGGACATGTACTGGTACAACGTGCGGCGACTTGTCGCCAGCGGATTTATGGTCGTGACCGTCGGCGCAGCGCATGAATCGGCGTTTACGGTTTTCCCGGACGGCGAAGAAGTCGGGCAGCAGAAGTCGCTGTCCGACCTCGTGTTCGAAGATCATGAAGCGTGGGAGGAGCTGCTGTGCGTTCGCACGGCGGATCTAGCGTTCGTGCTGGATCGGCTGCAAGAGTTGAACGAATCCGATGCGCTGCTCCGGCACGGCATGGATTTGGCGGCTGTCAGTCTTATCGGGCATTCGCTTGGGGGTGCTGCTGTCTATCGTGTACTGCAGCAACAGGTGACTTCAAGCAGGCCGCTAATCAAGGCAGGTGTCTTGTTAGACCCAAGCCTGCATCTGTTAGGATCCGATGCGAGTCCAATTCATTCACCTGTCCTTCTGTTAAGACAACAGTCTTCGAATCTGGATATGCTGCTGCAGCAAGGCTGGAGGGAGGTGCTGGCCCAAGCATTCATCCAGGGACAGCTGCAGCTTGCGGATGTGCTGGCAGCAGAGCGTTCTTTCATTCGCATTCACGGGGCCGGTCATCTTACCTTCTGCGATGTGCCAGCCTTGCTGGGCGACAACGAAACCGATGGCCGGCATCAAGTCATCAATGAGACGATCATTCGATTCTTGAACGAGTATGCCCGCGGCCGAACCGGTGAATATCGGGATCATATCGGCAGCATTTCAGGCGCGAGCCGCATCAGCGCGGAGGGCGACCTATTGCACTAG
- a CDS encoding ABC transporter permease: MAQIETIPISEPMSKKRTQALMLHIRNYWMFYLMLLPGVILFVLNNYLPMFGIIIAFKTVNYTDGILGSPWSGLSNFSYLFKTKDAWIITRNTLGYNSLFIVLNLVVPLAFALMLNEMRNRFLSKLHQTVMFLPYFLSMIVMSYLVFGFLSDEHGFMNSSLLPALHLEPVRWYFTKEVWPIILPLVNLWRGMGYYTVMYMAAIIGIDEEYYEAATIDGASKWQQMKSITIPLITPVLTIVTLLQVGRIFNADFGLFFQVPRESGVLFPVTNVIDTYVYRQFLTVGDIGLSSAAGLLQSVVGFLLVFLANWVVRRYNRENALF, translated from the coding sequence ATGGCGCAAATCGAAACGATTCCGATTAGCGAACCTATGTCGAAGAAACGGACACAGGCTCTGATGCTGCACATAAGGAACTATTGGATGTTCTACCTTATGCTGCTGCCCGGTGTTATTCTGTTCGTGCTCAACAACTACCTGCCGATGTTCGGCATTATCATCGCGTTTAAGACCGTCAATTACACGGATGGCATTCTGGGAAGCCCTTGGTCCGGTCTAAGCAACTTCAGCTATCTGTTCAAGACGAAAGACGCCTGGATCATTACGCGCAATACGCTTGGGTACAACTCCTTGTTCATCGTACTCAATCTGGTCGTTCCGCTGGCATTCGCGCTGATGCTTAATGAAATGCGTAACCGCTTTCTTTCCAAGCTGCACCAGACGGTTATGTTTCTGCCTTACTTCCTGTCCATGATCGTCATGTCTTATCTCGTATTCGGCTTCCTGAGCGACGAGCACGGCTTCATGAACAGCTCCCTGCTGCCGGCGCTTCATCTGGAACCGGTCCGCTGGTATTTCACCAAGGAAGTGTGGCCGATTATTCTTCCGCTTGTTAATCTATGGCGGGGGATGGGCTACTACACTGTCATGTACATGGCCGCTATCATCGGCATCGACGAAGAATATTACGAAGCCGCGACAATCGACGGCGCGTCCAAATGGCAGCAAATGAAGAGCATTACGATTCCGCTTATTACCCCGGTACTGACAATCGTCACGCTGCTGCAGGTCGGCCGGATTTTCAACGCGGACTTCGGCTTGTTCTTCCAAGTGCCGCGCGAGTCCGGCGTGCTCTTCCCGGTGACAAACGTTATCGACACCTACGTATACCGTCAATTCCTAACCGTCGGCGACATCGGATTGTCTTCCGCGGCCGGCCTTCTGCAGTCCGTCGTCGGCTTCTTGCTTGTATTCCTCGCCAACTGGGTCGTTCGTCGATACAATCGCGAGAACGCGCTGTTCTAG
- a CDS encoding nucleotidyltransferase family protein, translated as MLEVLRTARSLGLPDWWVCAGFVRSKIWDTLHGFAERTPLADVDVVYFDPGCLDEDAEKELERKLDALMPGVPWSVKNQARMHVVNDNPPYSSSVDAISKFPETVTALGLALDVDDRIILTAPCGIEDVVNMTVRPTPLFARPELAAVYERRIAKKDWQRTWYRVRVEMPAT; from the coding sequence ATGCTGGAGGTTTTGCGCACTGCCCGGTCGTTAGGGCTGCCGGACTGGTGGGTATGCGCCGGCTTCGTCCGGTCCAAGATTTGGGATACGCTTCACGGCTTCGCGGAACGCACGCCGCTGGCCGACGTGGATGTTGTCTACTTCGATCCCGGCTGTCTGGACGAGGATGCGGAGAAGGAGCTGGAACGGAAGCTGGACGCTTTGATGCCCGGGGTTCCTTGGTCCGTGAAGAATCAGGCGAGGATGCATGTCGTGAACGATAATCCGCCTTATTCGTCGTCCGTCGATGCCATTTCGAAGTTCCCGGAGACGGTCACTGCGCTAGGGCTCGCGCTGGATGTAGACGACAGGATCATCTTGACGGCGCCTTGCGGAATTGAGGACGTTGTGAACATGACGGTCAGGCCGACGCCGTTATTCGCGCGTCCGGAGCTCGCGGCGGTCTATGAACGCCGCATCGCCAAGAAAGATTGGCAGCGTACCTGGTATCGAGTCCGGGTGGAGATGCCTGCTACTTAA
- a CDS encoding VOC family protein produces MHIRNRINTCFIHLKDMERGKAWYKSVFPFEVEAEGEDFLSFRMEGTGLMLLRSHHETIMPLPHSVFFFETSDVEQVFEELTAKGVETDGIQPFPDGMRGCHVFDPEGNMLLICTPPNEA; encoded by the coding sequence ATGCACATTCGGAATCGCATCAACACTTGTTTTATCCATTTGAAAGATATGGAGCGGGGGAAGGCGTGGTACAAATCGGTGTTTCCGTTCGAGGTCGAAGCCGAGGGGGAAGACTTCCTGTCCTTCCGCATGGAAGGCACGGGGCTCATGCTCCTGCGGTCCCATCACGAGACGATAATGCCGCTGCCGCATTCGGTCTTCTTCTTCGAAACTTCCGACGTGGAGCAGGTGTTCGAGGAGTTGACGGCGAAAGGCGTAGAGACGGACGGCATTCAGCCGTTCCCGGACGGCATGAGGGGCTGCCACGTCTTCGATCCGGAAGGCAATATGCTGTTGATTTGCACGCCGCCGAATGAAGCGTAA
- a CDS encoding ABC transporter substrate-binding protein, whose translation MTKMKRPAAAALVGLFGMSLVLSACGSSNNDNGNTASNAANDTKAANDTKAANDNQSADATDVSKLKPYKLKMIYEGPPQPDEAKVEEALNKLLEPKINATIDLAPIDWGAWDDKMNLTIASREPVDILFTAQWNGYSKNVAKGAFLPLDDLLQKYGQGILSSLDPAFLEGSKIDGHNYGVPTNKEMAAASGIVYRKDIADELGIDMSTVKTMEDLDPIFKTIKEKKPDMIPLYTTGGFQQSVLDNLGDATIPGVISKTGTDTTVKMNEESDAYKSYLNLAHDWFQKGYINKDAATSQLSSGDAYKGGNVFLTFQPLKPGKDAELANAAGIGGKLAEIYLTDKTVSTGETAGAMLAISSTSKDPDRAMMFINLLHTDKDIVNLLNFGIEGTHYTRSGEIMTPTDQTPQYSPGVAWELGNQFLNYVWNTEDPDKWAKFKEFNANAISSPALGFVFNSDNVKAEVGALANVTKQYQRALETGSVDPNKVLPEYVAALKSAGVEKVIAEKQKQFDAWLATQK comes from the coding sequence ATGACAAAGATGAAACGCCCAGCAGCAGCTGCACTCGTCGGATTATTCGGCATGTCGCTCGTTCTTTCCGCTTGCGGCAGCTCAAACAATGACAACGGAAATACTGCAAGCAATGCTGCCAATGACACCAAGGCTGCCAATGACACGAAGGCTGCCAATGACAATCAGTCTGCAGACGCGACAGATGTATCTAAACTCAAGCCTTACAAGCTGAAGATGATTTACGAAGGACCGCCGCAGCCGGATGAAGCGAAGGTCGAAGAAGCGCTGAACAAGCTGCTCGAACCAAAAATCAACGCCACGATCGATCTCGCGCCTATCGACTGGGGTGCGTGGGATGACAAAATGAATCTCACCATCGCTTCCCGCGAGCCTGTGGACATTCTGTTCACTGCGCAATGGAACGGCTATTCCAAGAACGTAGCCAAGGGCGCATTCCTCCCGCTCGACGATTTGCTGCAGAAATACGGTCAAGGCATTCTCAGCTCCCTCGACCCTGCGTTCCTTGAAGGCTCTAAGATCGACGGCCACAACTACGGTGTCCCAACGAACAAAGAGATGGCTGCCGCTTCCGGCATCGTCTACCGCAAAGATATCGCCGATGAGCTCGGAATCGATATGAGCACCGTGAAAACGATGGAAGACCTGGACCCCATCTTCAAGACGATCAAAGAGAAGAAGCCGGACATGATTCCACTGTACACGACAGGCGGCTTCCAGCAGAGCGTGCTCGACAACCTTGGCGACGCTACGATTCCGGGTGTCATCTCCAAAACAGGCACAGATACTACAGTTAAGATGAATGAAGAATCCGATGCATACAAAAGCTACCTGAATCTAGCTCACGATTGGTTCCAGAAGGGCTACATCAATAAGGATGCCGCAACGTCGCAACTATCCAGCGGCGACGCCTATAAAGGCGGCAACGTCTTCTTGACGTTCCAACCGCTCAAACCAGGTAAAGACGCGGAGCTCGCCAACGCTGCAGGAATTGGCGGCAAGCTTGCTGAAATTTACCTGACAGATAAAACGGTTTCCACTGGCGAAACGGCAGGAGCGATGCTCGCCATCTCGTCGACGTCCAAAGATCCGGATCGCGCCATGATGTTCATCAATCTGTTGCACACGGACAAAGATATCGTCAACCTGCTCAACTTCGGCATCGAAGGCACGCACTATACGCGCAGCGGCGAAATCATGACACCGACGGATCAAACGCCGCAATACTCGCCAGGCGTTGCATGGGAGCTTGGCAACCAATTCCTGAACTACGTTTGGAATACGGAAGATCCGGACAAATGGGCGAAATTCAAAGAGTTCAACGCAAACGCTATCTCGTCTCCTGCTCTTGGCTTCGTATTCAACAGCGACAATGTCAAAGCGGAAGTCGGCGCTCTGGCTAACGTAACGAAGCAGTATCAGAGAGCGCTTGAAACAGGCTCTGTCGATCCTAACAAGGTGCTGCCAGAATACGTCGCTGCACTCAAATCAGCTGGCGTCGAAAAAGTTATCGCAGAGAAGCAGAAGCAATTCGATGCGTGGCTCGCAACCCAGAAATAA
- a CDS encoding response regulator transcription factor, whose protein sequence is MQYNLLVVDDEEIAVRGITEGIDWSGLPLARILSALDAEEAKQIFNEQPIHVMISDIDMPMENGIQLLKWVNAHSPATKTIFLTGHADFRFAQQAVQLNSFDYLLKPIDHEMLKSCVEQALSAVREREHEDAVNQSYAYYYDQWNRQLPLLVERMWQNILQGRSFTTRELEANFSLYGLPLDTSKQVLPILVSVEEWKVEWNARDEEIMAYAIKNAAEEMLLGGRPGHVVQDGSGLIFALLYAPDSDPDNSSVEADTDREAGNGPSGALAASDADANAPVFSARGGSSDAGRAQTLPERAAEFIRMSSQYLYAIVSCYIGEAVPVADLRQAALQLAELERANISRTGGVFRSTGSKEPKKCGVPQPNLQEWSALAEAGRLKELEGRIEDQFLLLQHDQPDHAYLIHYYYGAVNAIFQLLQRRGLSAGELYPSDDWRGDDQLTKSLPAMKHWTLQWFGRAAAYFGVREKEASVTMNKVKRFMEAHLHEEMNREEIAGHVHLNPAYLSRLFRRETGQSLTEYLVDMRMRKAQQELIETDAKISDIALGVGYCNFSHFSKQFKKATGLTPQEYRRGIGAALD, encoded by the coding sequence ATGCAATATAACTTATTGGTCGTCGATGACGAGGAAATCGCCGTCCGCGGTATCACGGAAGGCATCGATTGGTCTGGCCTGCCATTGGCTCGTATCCTAAGCGCGCTCGACGCCGAGGAAGCCAAACAAATATTCAACGAACAGCCTATCCATGTAATGATTTCGGACATTGATATGCCGATGGAGAACGGCATCCAACTGCTCAAATGGGTGAATGCGCACTCCCCCGCGACAAAAACGATTTTTCTGACGGGCCATGCCGACTTTCGCTTCGCCCAACAAGCGGTCCAATTAAACAGCTTCGATTATCTGCTGAAGCCGATCGACCATGAGATGCTGAAAAGCTGCGTGGAACAGGCGTTGTCCGCTGTACGCGAGCGCGAGCACGAGGATGCCGTCAATCAAAGCTACGCTTATTATTACGACCAATGGAATCGCCAGCTTCCGCTGCTGGTGGAGCGGATGTGGCAGAACATCCTGCAAGGACGATCCTTTACTACCCGCGAGCTGGAAGCGAATTTCAGCCTATACGGTCTTCCGCTCGATACAAGCAAGCAGGTGCTCCCCATCCTCGTCAGCGTCGAAGAATGGAAGGTCGAATGGAATGCCCGGGATGAGGAGATCATGGCCTACGCCATCAAGAACGCCGCTGAGGAAATGCTGCTTGGCGGTCGGCCCGGCCATGTCGTGCAGGACGGCAGCGGTCTCATCTTCGCGCTGCTGTATGCCCCCGACTCGGACCCGGATAATTCCTCCGTTGAAGCGGATACGGACCGCGAAGCAGGGAACGGCCCCTCCGGCGCGCTGGCTGCTTCCGACGCCGATGCCAATGCTCCGGTTTTCTCTGCTCGCGGCGGCAGCTCGGACGCCGGGCGGGCGCAGACGCTGCCGGAGCGCGCGGCGGAGTTCATCCGCATGAGCAGTCAATATCTCTATGCGATCGTATCCTGTTACATCGGCGAAGCGGTACCTGTTGCCGATTTGCGGCAAGCGGCGCTGCAGCTTGCCGAACTGGAACGGGCAAATATTAGCCGAACCGGCGGCGTGTTCCGCAGCACAGGCAGCAAAGAGCCGAAGAAATGCGGCGTTCCGCAGCCGAATCTTCAGGAATGGAGCGCGCTCGCGGAAGCAGGCAGGCTGAAAGAGCTGGAGGGGCGAATCGAGGATCAGTTTCTGCTGCTGCAGCACGATCAGCCGGATCACGCTTACCTGATCCACTATTATTACGGCGCGGTGAACGCCATCTTCCAGCTGCTGCAGAGGCGCGGACTATCCGCAGGCGAGCTGTACCCTAGCGATGACTGGCGCGGAGACGACCAGCTGACCAAGTCGCTGCCCGCCATGAAGCACTGGACGCTGCAGTGGTTCGGCCGGGCCGCGGCGTACTTCGGCGTCAGGGAGAAGGAAGCCTCCGTAACGATGAACAAAGTGAAACGGTTCATGGAGGCTCACCTGCATGAGGAGATGAATCGGGAGGAAATCGCCGGCCATGTGCATTTGAATCCGGCCTATCTCTCGCGATTGTTCCGCCGGGAGACCGGTCAATCGCTCACCGAGTATTTAGTCGACATGCGCATGCGCAAAGCCCAGCAGGAGCTGATCGAGACAGACGCGAAGATCAGCGACATCGCGCTCGGTGTCGGATACTGCAATTTCTCGCATTTCTCCAAGCAGTTCAAGAAAGCGACAGGACTAACGCCCCAGGAGTACAGGCGCGGCATCGGAGCCGCTTTGGACTGA
- a CDS encoding AraC family transcriptional regulator, which produces MRTDYLKQLQAAIDYIEAHMAEELSLSRIAQVALLSDYHFHRVFQVMAGDTVMEYVRKRRLAKSAYQVAHSEEKLLDIALENGFQNHETFTRAFKRMFDMTPAEYRKRGIRTPAYDKLNVLQRKYNPYLGGIQMNFRLETKPAFKVIGYELQTTSDGENLKQIPAFWQEYIRNGWSQTIPNRVHKDSPVELGICHGFNMDAGTFLYLIGMEAENFDNVPDGLVCREFGEAEYAVFATPKVPEQQFSNSIQSTWQAIFNEWFPHSGYEHAGKPEFELYDSRSGPGNETWEMDIYVPVKRKSEQT; this is translated from the coding sequence ATGAGAACGGATTACTTGAAGCAGCTTCAAGCGGCGATCGACTACATCGAGGCGCATATGGCCGAGGAACTGTCGCTGTCGCGGATCGCGCAGGTTGCGCTGCTGTCGGACTATCATTTTCACCGCGTCTTTCAAGTGATGGCGGGCGATACGGTGATGGAGTACGTGCGCAAACGGCGGCTGGCGAAGTCGGCTTATCAAGTGGCCCACTCGGAGGAGAAGCTGCTCGACATCGCGCTGGAGAACGGGTTTCAGAATCATGAGACGTTCACGCGTGCCTTCAAGCGGATGTTCGACATGACGCCGGCCGAATATCGCAAACGGGGAATCCGGACCCCGGCATACGACAAGCTGAATGTACTGCAGCGCAAGTACAATCCTTATTTGGGAGGCATTCAAATGAATTTTCGATTAGAGACGAAACCGGCTTTCAAAGTGATCGGCTATGAGCTTCAAACGACGAGCGACGGAGAGAACCTCAAGCAGATTCCGGCTTTCTGGCAAGAATATATTCGCAACGGCTGGTCGCAGACGATTCCAAACCGCGTGCACAAGGACAGCCCTGTCGAGCTGGGCATTTGTCATGGCTTCAATATGGACGCGGGCACCTTCCTGTATTTGATCGGGATGGAAGCGGAGAACTTCGACAACGTGCCGGATGGACTGGTCTGCCGCGAGTTCGGAGAAGCGGAGTACGCGGTCTTCGCGACGCCGAAGGTGCCGGAACAACAATTCTCGAACTCGATTCAAAGCACCTGGCAGGCGATCTTCAACGAATGGTTCCCGCATTCCGGCTATGAACATGCAGGCAAGCCGGAATTCGAGCTGTACGACAGCCGCAGCGGTCCAGGCAATGAGACATGGGAAATGGACATTTATGTGCCTGTGAAACGCAAGAGCGAGCAAACGTAA